The nucleotide window GCCACTCGCGGTTGGACCGGCAACCGTGCCGCCTGGCTCTCGATCATCGGGTTCGGCTGCATCATCTTCAACTACGCCGTGGTCAACGTGTACTTCCCCGGCCTGCACTCCTACGCCGGGCTGCCCGACTGACGGCTGGGCTCAGCAGCCTTGCAGTGCTGAGCGGCTCAGCGGGTCTGCGGGTCCGTGGACGATTCGGGCCCGGAGGTCCCTGACTGTCGGCGGATCTGCTCCTGGGTCTGATTGAAGTCCTCGGCCAGGGCATCCTCTGCAGTGTTGTCGTCATGTTCCGCAACACCCAGCTTCCGCCCACCGCCGAAGCGCCGCGCGAGCTGCTCACCGGCGGCCAGGCGCAGCCGGTTGAAGAACAGGTACCCCACGGCCCAGGAGACGACGAGGCCCACGATCAGGGCGAAGAGCACCGTATAGGTTCCCAGGTCGAGCAGCAGACATGCGGCGAAGACGATGAAGAAGGCGCCGAGGCGCAGCAGAGAGTATTTCAGCACGGACATGGCCCCAGTCTAGGTCTGCTCGCTGGTGAATCCGAGCTGGCCGATCAACTACCCTGGAGGGATGTTGAGGATCATTATCGGGCTGGCAATTGTGGGCCTCGGGCTGTTGATCTACAGCCTGATCGAATGCCTGCAGACGCCGCGGCATCGCATCCGCGTTCTGCCCAAGATCGCCTGGATCGCAGTGATCGTCCTGCTGCCGATCGTCGGAGCTGGTCTCTGGCTGGGCTTCGGCCGCGTCCGCGCCCCGAAGAAGGGAAGCCAGGCGCAGCGGCGTCCCAGCTCACCGGATGATGATCCTGACTTTCTGCGTCAGGTGGAGATCCAGCGTCGGCACCGCCAGCGCGAAGAGGAGAAGCGCCAGCGCGAGGCCGAACTCCGCCGCAAGGAGCGTCGCCAGCAGGAACAGAAGGCGCAGGATTCTTCAGAGCAGGATTCCGGGACGAAAGATCCTGAGGCGCTCTCGCCTGAGGCGCAGGCCCGTGCGGATCAGGAGAAGCAGCTCGGCGAAGCGGCCGACGCGGCAGCCTCGGGTGGGTCATCCTCCAACGGCACCGGCTCGACGCAGCACAGTGCTGATGGCCACGCGGCGGAGGGTGGCGAGCAGGACCGAAAAGACTCCGAGGACGACGGCGAGACCGGCTCCTCCCGGCCCGACTCCCGCTCCAGCTGAGCGCAGGAGCGCAAGTCAGCTGAGCACGAGCGCGGCGGCGTAGGTGATCGCGAAGGCCATGCCGATGATGCTGGTCAGCTGCAGCACCCGAATCAGCGCGGCGCCCTTCTTCTCCGCCGAGCCCATGATGCGCGCCGGTCCCAGCGCAAGCGGCCAGGCGAGCAGGATCAGCAGGAACCACCAGCTCTGTGGCAGCAGGATCAGCGGCAGCACCAGCGCGATGCCGATCATCAGGATGTAGCTCATCCGCGCGCGGCGCTCACCCAGGCGGACGGCGAGGGTCCGCTTGCCCACCTCGGCGTCTGTGGGGATGTCGCGCACATTGTTCGCCATGAGCAGCGCCGAGGCGATCAGTCCCGAGCTCACGGCTCCAAGGATTGCCGCCAGGCTGAGCTGAGCCGCCATCGCCCAGGTGGTCCCCAGCGTGGCGACGAGGCCAAAGAAGACGAAGACCATGATCTCGCCCAGCCCGC belongs to Nesterenkonia halotolerans and includes:
- a CDS encoding PLD nuclease N-terminal domain-containing protein — protein: MLRIIIGLAIVGLGLLIYSLIECLQTPRHRIRVLPKIAWIAVIVLLPIVGAGLWLGFGRVRAPKKGSQAQRRPSSPDDDPDFLRQVEIQRRHRQREEEKRQREAELRRKERRQQEQKAQDSSEQDSGTKDPEALSPEAQARADQEKQLGEAADAAASGGSSSNGTGSTQHSADGHAAEGGEQDRKDSEDDGETGSSRPDSRSS
- a CDS encoding 1,4-dihydroxy-2-naphthoate polyprenyltransferase; the encoded protein is MATVKEWIAGSRPRTLPLAVAPVIIGAAAAHALGHFDVLIGALALVVALALQIGVNYANDYSDGIRGTDDVRVGPMRLTGSGAAKPQQVKDAAFLNFGLASLAGLIIVILTGMWWMLAVGAACVLAAWWYTGGSKPYGYRGLGEIMVFVFFGLVATLGTTWAMAAQLSLAAILGAVSSGLIASALLMANNVRDIPTDAEVGKRTLAVRLGERRARMSYILMIGIALVLPLILLPQSWWFLLILLAWPLALGPARIMGSAEKKGAALIRVLQLTSIIGMAFAITYAAALVLS
- a CDS encoding DUF4229 domain-containing protein encodes the protein MSVLKYSLLRLGAFFIVFAACLLLDLGTYTVLFALIVGLVVSWAVGYLFFNRLRLAAGEQLARRFGGGRKLGVAEHDDNTAEDALAEDFNQTQEQIRRQSGTSGPESSTDPQTR